One Setaria viridis chromosome 5, Setaria_viridis_v4.0, whole genome shotgun sequence genomic region harbors:
- the LOC117857377 gene encoding homeobox-leucine zipper protein HOX29 isoform X2, which yields MVTAKEAAAAAMDASKYVRYTPEQVEALERLYYECPKPSSLRRQQLVRDCPVLANVDPKQIKVWFQNRRCREKQRKESSRLQALNRKLTAMNKLLMEENDRLQKQVSQLVYENGYYRQQTQSAGLATTDTSCESVVTSGGQQNVAAAAAQPQAQPRDASPAGLMSIAEETLTEFLSKATGTAVEWIQMPGMKPGPDSIGIIAISHGCAGVAARACGLVGMEPAKVAEILKDLPLWLRDCRSMEVVNVLPAGNNGTIELLYMQLYAPTTLAPARDFWLLRYTSILDDGSLVVCERSLSSKQGGPSMPLVQPFIRGEMLPSGFLIRPSDGGGSIIHIVDHMNLEPWSVPEVVRPLYESSAMVAQKISMAALCYLRQVAHEDNHSVITGWGRQPAALRALSQKLTRGFNEALNGLADDGWSVIESDGVDDVCISVNSSPSKVINCNATFNNGLPIVSSSVLCAKASMLLQDVSPPALLRFMREQRSQWADSNLDAFFASAMKPNFCNLPMSRLGGFGGQVILPLAHTFDPEEFLEVIKLGNASTYQDALMHRDLFLLQMYNGVDENTVGTCSELIFAPIDASFSDDSPLLPSGFRIIPIDSPLDTSSPNCTLDLASTLEVGTPRSRMPVGGSGNAACAGSKAVMTIAFQFAFESHLQESVATMARQYMRSIIASVQRIALALSSSRLVPQVGVGVGHAPAAAATASPEAATLSRWICQSYRFHFGAELIKSADAGGCEAGLKALWNHASAILCCSLKAMPVFTFANQSGLDMLETTLVALQDITLEKVFDDQGRKNLCAELPGVMEQGFACIPGGLCVSGLGRPVSYDKALAWKVLDDDSGAHCICFMFVNWSFVSSM from the exons ATGGTGacggcgaaggaggcggcggcggcggccatggacgcGAGCAAGTACGTGCGGTACACGCCGGAGCAGGTGGAGGCGCTGGAGCGGCTCTACTACGAGTGCCCCAAGCCGAGCTCGCTGCGCCGCCAGCAGCTCGTCCGCGACTGCCCCGTGCTCGCCAACGTCGACCCCAAGCAGATCAAAGTCTGGTTCCAGAACCGCAG GTGCCGGGAGAAGCAGCGGAAGGAGTCGTCGCGGCTGCAGGCGCTGAACCGGAAGCTGACGGCCATGAACAAGCTGCTCATGGAGGAGAACGACCGCCTGCAGAAGCAGGTCTCGCAGCTCGTCTACGAGAACGGCTACTACCGCCAGCAGACGCAGAGC GCGGGCTTGGCGACGACGGACACGAGCTGCGAGTCGGTCGTCACCAGCGGCGGCCAGCAGaacgtcgcggcggcggcggcgcaaccgCAGGCTCAGCCGCGCGACGCGAGCCCTGCCGG GTTGATGTCTATAGCGGAGGAGACATTGACGGAGTTTCTGTCCAAGGCCACCGGGACCGCCGTCGAGTGGATCCAGATGCCTGGGATGAAG CCTGGTCCGGATTCCATTGGAATCATTGCCATCTCGCATGGTTGCGCGGGTGTCGCCGCGCGAGCTTGCGGCCTCGTGGGCATGGAGCCTGCGAAA GTTGCTGAAATCCTCAAGGATCTACCGTTGTGGCTACGCGATTGCCGGTCCATGGAAGTGGTGAATGTTCTGCCTGCCGGTAACAATGGCACGATTGAGCTTCTCTACATGCAG CTCTATGCCCCCACGACACTGGCACCAGCTCGCGACTTCTGGTTGCTGCGGTACACCTCCATTCTTGATGACGGAAGTTTAGTG GTGTGTGAAAGGTCGCTCAGTAGCAAGCAAGGTGGCCCAAGCATGCCTCTTGTCCAGCCTTTTATCAGGGGTGAGATGCTTCCTAGTGGGTTCTTGATCCGGCCTAGTGATGGTGGAGGCAGTATCATACACATAGTTGATCATATGAACTTAGAG CCTTGGAGTGTGCCTGAAGTAGTGCGTCCACTTTATGAATCCTCTGCAATGGTTGCCCAGAAGATATCTATGGCG GCTTTGTGCTACCTTAGGCAGGTTGCACATGAAGATAACCATTCTGTAATAACTGGATGGGGACGGCAACCTGCTGCTTTACGGGCTCTGAGCCAAAAGCTCACCAG AGGTTTCAATGAAGCTCTCAATGGGCTTGCTGATGATGGATGGTCTGTGATTGAAAGCGATGGAGTTGACGATGTTTGTATCTCAGTTAACTCATCCCCGAGTAAAGTGATCAACTGCAATGCAACTTTCAATAATGGACTTCCCATAGTCAGTAGCAGTGTTCTCTGTGCAAAGGCATCGATGCTGCTGCAG GATGTTTCTCCGCCAGCGCTACTACGTTTTATGAGGGAACAGCGGTCGCAGTGGGCTGACAGTAATTTAGATGCATTCTTTGCTTCCGCAATGAAACCTAATTTCTGCAACTTGCCTATGTCTCGCCTTGGAGGATTTGGTGGTCAGGTCATACTTCCTTTAGCCCACACATTTGACCCTGAAGAA TTCCTGGAAGTCATCAAATTAGGAAATGCCAGTACCTACCAGGATGCACTGATGCATCGCGATCTGTTCCTGTTGCAG ATGTACAATGGTGTAGACGAGAACACCGTAGGCACATGTTCAGAGCTCATCTTTGCACCCATAGACGCATCATTCAGCGATGACTCCCCACTGCTGCCATCCGGTTTCCGCATCATCCCCATCGACTCTCCTCTT GACACATCTAGCCCCAACTGCACGCTGGACCTCGCCTCCACCCTCGAGGTCGGGACGCCCCGGAGCAGGATGCCCGTCGGCGGCTCCGGGAACGCTGCATGCGCCGGCTCCAAGGCCGTCATGACGATCGCGTTCCAGTTCGCGTTCGAGAGCCACCTGCAAGAGAGCGTGGCGACCATGGCGAGGCAGTACATGCGCAGCATCATCGCGTCGGTTCAGAGGATCGCGCTGGCGCTCTCGTCCTCGCGCCTCGTCCCCcaggtcggcgtcggcgtcggccacgcccctgccgccgccgcgacggctaGTCCGGAGGCGGCCACGCTCTCCAGATGGATTTGCCAGAGTTACAG ATTTCATTTTGGGGCTGAGCTGATCAAATCTGCTGACGCCGGTGGCTGTGAAGCTGGGCTAAAAGCCCTTTGGAATCATGCCAGTGCTATACTCTGCTGCTCGTTAAAG GCCATGCCGGTGTTCACGTTCGCGAACCAGTCGGGGCTCGACATGCTGGAGACGACGCTGGTGGCGCTGCAAGACATCACCCTGGAGAAGGTGTTCGACGACCAGGGGAGGAAGAACCTGTGCGCGGAGCTCCCCGGCGTGATGGAGCAGGGGTTCGCGTGCATCCCCGGCGGGCTGTGCGTGTCGGGCCTCGGCCGGCCTGTGTCGTACGACAAGGCGCTGGCGTGGAAGGTGCTCGACGACGACAGCGGCGCGCACTGCATCTGCTTCATGTTCGTCAACTGGTCCTTCGTCTCGTCCAtgtaa
- the LOC117857377 gene encoding homeobox-leucine zipper protein HOX29 isoform X1: MVTAKEAAAAAMDASKYVRYTPEQVEALERLYYECPKPSSLRRQQLVRDCPVLANVDPKQIKVWFQNRRCREKQRKESSRLQALNRKLTAMNKLLMEENDRLQKQVSQLVYENGYYRQQTQSVRAPLHSPIMPHHLLFPPTANQPTNPPLQAGLATTDTSCESVVTSGGQQNVAAAAAQPQAQPRDASPAGLMSIAEETLTEFLSKATGTAVEWIQMPGMKPGPDSIGIIAISHGCAGVAARACGLVGMEPAKVAEILKDLPLWLRDCRSMEVVNVLPAGNNGTIELLYMQLYAPTTLAPARDFWLLRYTSILDDGSLVVCERSLSSKQGGPSMPLVQPFIRGEMLPSGFLIRPSDGGGSIIHIVDHMNLEPWSVPEVVRPLYESSAMVAQKISMAALCYLRQVAHEDNHSVITGWGRQPAALRALSQKLTRGFNEALNGLADDGWSVIESDGVDDVCISVNSSPSKVINCNATFNNGLPIVSSSVLCAKASMLLQDVSPPALLRFMREQRSQWADSNLDAFFASAMKPNFCNLPMSRLGGFGGQVILPLAHTFDPEEFLEVIKLGNASTYQDALMHRDLFLLQMYNGVDENTVGTCSELIFAPIDASFSDDSPLLPSGFRIIPIDSPLDTSSPNCTLDLASTLEVGTPRSRMPVGGSGNAACAGSKAVMTIAFQFAFESHLQESVATMARQYMRSIIASVQRIALALSSSRLVPQVGVGVGHAPAAAATASPEAATLSRWICQSYRFHFGAELIKSADAGGCEAGLKALWNHASAILCCSLKAMPVFTFANQSGLDMLETTLVALQDITLEKVFDDQGRKNLCAELPGVMEQGFACIPGGLCVSGLGRPVSYDKALAWKVLDDDSGAHCICFMFVNWSFVSSM; encoded by the exons ATGGTGacggcgaaggaggcggcggcggcggccatggacgcGAGCAAGTACGTGCGGTACACGCCGGAGCAGGTGGAGGCGCTGGAGCGGCTCTACTACGAGTGCCCCAAGCCGAGCTCGCTGCGCCGCCAGCAGCTCGTCCGCGACTGCCCCGTGCTCGCCAACGTCGACCCCAAGCAGATCAAAGTCTGGTTCCAGAACCGCAG GTGCCGGGAGAAGCAGCGGAAGGAGTCGTCGCGGCTGCAGGCGCTGAACCGGAAGCTGACGGCCATGAACAAGCTGCTCATGGAGGAGAACGACCGCCTGCAGAAGCAGGTCTCGCAGCTCGTCTACGAGAACGGCTACTACCGCCAGCAGACGCAGAGCGTACGTGCCCCTCTTCACTCTCCGATTATGCCTCACCACCTCCTCTTCCCACCCACTGCGAACCAACCAACAAACCCTCCGTTGCAGGCGGGCTTGGCGACGACGGACACGAGCTGCGAGTCGGTCGTCACCAGCGGCGGCCAGCAGaacgtcgcggcggcggcggcgcaaccgCAGGCTCAGCCGCGCGACGCGAGCCCTGCCGG GTTGATGTCTATAGCGGAGGAGACATTGACGGAGTTTCTGTCCAAGGCCACCGGGACCGCCGTCGAGTGGATCCAGATGCCTGGGATGAAG CCTGGTCCGGATTCCATTGGAATCATTGCCATCTCGCATGGTTGCGCGGGTGTCGCCGCGCGAGCTTGCGGCCTCGTGGGCATGGAGCCTGCGAAA GTTGCTGAAATCCTCAAGGATCTACCGTTGTGGCTACGCGATTGCCGGTCCATGGAAGTGGTGAATGTTCTGCCTGCCGGTAACAATGGCACGATTGAGCTTCTCTACATGCAG CTCTATGCCCCCACGACACTGGCACCAGCTCGCGACTTCTGGTTGCTGCGGTACACCTCCATTCTTGATGACGGAAGTTTAGTG GTGTGTGAAAGGTCGCTCAGTAGCAAGCAAGGTGGCCCAAGCATGCCTCTTGTCCAGCCTTTTATCAGGGGTGAGATGCTTCCTAGTGGGTTCTTGATCCGGCCTAGTGATGGTGGAGGCAGTATCATACACATAGTTGATCATATGAACTTAGAG CCTTGGAGTGTGCCTGAAGTAGTGCGTCCACTTTATGAATCCTCTGCAATGGTTGCCCAGAAGATATCTATGGCG GCTTTGTGCTACCTTAGGCAGGTTGCACATGAAGATAACCATTCTGTAATAACTGGATGGGGACGGCAACCTGCTGCTTTACGGGCTCTGAGCCAAAAGCTCACCAG AGGTTTCAATGAAGCTCTCAATGGGCTTGCTGATGATGGATGGTCTGTGATTGAAAGCGATGGAGTTGACGATGTTTGTATCTCAGTTAACTCATCCCCGAGTAAAGTGATCAACTGCAATGCAACTTTCAATAATGGACTTCCCATAGTCAGTAGCAGTGTTCTCTGTGCAAAGGCATCGATGCTGCTGCAG GATGTTTCTCCGCCAGCGCTACTACGTTTTATGAGGGAACAGCGGTCGCAGTGGGCTGACAGTAATTTAGATGCATTCTTTGCTTCCGCAATGAAACCTAATTTCTGCAACTTGCCTATGTCTCGCCTTGGAGGATTTGGTGGTCAGGTCATACTTCCTTTAGCCCACACATTTGACCCTGAAGAA TTCCTGGAAGTCATCAAATTAGGAAATGCCAGTACCTACCAGGATGCACTGATGCATCGCGATCTGTTCCTGTTGCAG ATGTACAATGGTGTAGACGAGAACACCGTAGGCACATGTTCAGAGCTCATCTTTGCACCCATAGACGCATCATTCAGCGATGACTCCCCACTGCTGCCATCCGGTTTCCGCATCATCCCCATCGACTCTCCTCTT GACACATCTAGCCCCAACTGCACGCTGGACCTCGCCTCCACCCTCGAGGTCGGGACGCCCCGGAGCAGGATGCCCGTCGGCGGCTCCGGGAACGCTGCATGCGCCGGCTCCAAGGCCGTCATGACGATCGCGTTCCAGTTCGCGTTCGAGAGCCACCTGCAAGAGAGCGTGGCGACCATGGCGAGGCAGTACATGCGCAGCATCATCGCGTCGGTTCAGAGGATCGCGCTGGCGCTCTCGTCCTCGCGCCTCGTCCCCcaggtcggcgtcggcgtcggccacgcccctgccgccgccgcgacggctaGTCCGGAGGCGGCCACGCTCTCCAGATGGATTTGCCAGAGTTACAG ATTTCATTTTGGGGCTGAGCTGATCAAATCTGCTGACGCCGGTGGCTGTGAAGCTGGGCTAAAAGCCCTTTGGAATCATGCCAGTGCTATACTCTGCTGCTCGTTAAAG GCCATGCCGGTGTTCACGTTCGCGAACCAGTCGGGGCTCGACATGCTGGAGACGACGCTGGTGGCGCTGCAAGACATCACCCTGGAGAAGGTGTTCGACGACCAGGGGAGGAAGAACCTGTGCGCGGAGCTCCCCGGCGTGATGGAGCAGGGGTTCGCGTGCATCCCCGGCGGGCTGTGCGTGTCGGGCCTCGGCCGGCCTGTGTCGTACGACAAGGCGCTGGCGTGGAAGGTGCTCGACGACGACAGCGGCGCGCACTGCATCTGCTTCATGTTCGTCAACTGGTCCTTCGTCTCGTCCAtgtaa